The following proteins come from a genomic window of Crassostrea angulata isolate pt1a10 chromosome 1, ASM2561291v2, whole genome shotgun sequence:
- the LOC128167885 gene encoding uncharacterized protein ZK673.1-like produces the protein MSGFSLVDMKGLIFLIRFLLLSVSVSQHDCQYSSCTSKCLLDPCVTSLCTYPGARCLTNYCGGCAAVWLDGDRRLTTEECGGTEALSAAPITKCLDTLSNCSSYGRSACLPPYTLWARKHCPLFCGFCTVTPAAPVNNCSDKLPNCADYARSVRSVCTPLYASWAKINCALFCGYCSVDTTPTTATAPSTKSTKNTP, from the exons ATGTCTGGGTTTAGTCTAGTAGATATGAAAGGTCTAATTTTTCTTATACGTTTCCTTTTATTGTCAG TGTCAGTTTCTCAGCATGATTGCCAATATTCGTCATGTACGTCGAAGTGTTTGCTTGATCCGTGTGTGACGTCTCTCTGTACTTATCCGGGAGCTCGTTGTTT GACTAACTACTGCGGTGGATGCGCGGCTGTTTGGTTAGATGGAGACAGGCGACTGACCACAGAGGAATGTGGTGGTACAGAAGCACTTTCTGCAGCGCCTATAACTAAGTGCTTAGACACTCTATCAAACTGTTCTTCCTATGGTCGTTCAGCTTGTTTGCCCCCGTACACATTATGGGCCAGAAAACATTGTCCTTTGTTTTGTGGCTTTTGCACAG ttacACCAGCGGCGCCTGTGAATAACTGCTCGGACAAACTACCAAATTGTGCTGACTACGCTCGTTCAGTCCGTTCAGTGTGTACGCCATTGTACGCGTCATGGGCCAAAATCAACTGTGCTCTGTTTTGTGGCTATTGTTCAG TTGATACAACACCGACGACAGCCACAGCGCCATCTACCAAATCCACAAAAAATACTCCGTAA